The nucleotide window tcaaaactctcttcaatttaatttgttattaaatttacattttaaatagtctaaactttatttttaaataaattttaataattattttattaaaaaaattaaatacgtTTGCTgttcaaaacaaaacaccagAAGAATCATTGAGTGGAAGAAGACCAGCAGTAGATCACTTCAGAATTTTTGGTTGCATTGCATATGCACATATTTTAGATGAGAAAAGAAATAAGTTTGATGATAAGGGGCAAaaatgtgtttttcttgggattagtgaaatatccaaagcttttaaattgtatgatccattaacaaagaaaattgtAGTGAGTAGggatgttatttttgatgaggaAAGCACTTGGAATTGGAGTGAGCAGCAGCCTACTTCAATTATAATTACTGATGAagctgaagaagaaggagagcagATCCAACATCAAGAAGTTTCAACTAATGAAGCCTCAATTACTACTAAACTTTCACAAACAACGGCATAGACATTAACTAAATCCCCTATTACTCGTGTCCGAAAAAAACGGGCTTGGATGGCAGATTATGAAGTAACAGATTTCAAACAATCTGAAGACCTTGCTACtcactttgctttattttcagattgtgattctttatcttttgaagaagttatccaacattcaaagtggaaaaaagctatggataatgaaattgcatccattaaaaaaaataaaacatgggaatTGACTGAACTTCCCAAAGGGCAAAAACAATTGTTTTAAAGTGggtatacaaaacaaaattaaacaagaaaggaGAGATATCAGATTTGATTAGATTTACATATACTAATTATGCAGGAGATTTAGATGATCGGAAAAGCGCATCTAGTTATGTATTTATGATGAGTTTTGGAGCTATCTCATGGTCATCAAAGAAGCAACATATTGGTATTTCTTCAACTACTGAGGTTGAATTTGTAGCAACAACAACATGTGCCTCTCAAGTAGCTAGGGTGGTTGAGAAATATTATTGAAGAACttcaattcaaaaatgaaaGCATTCATGCAAGAGAGATAACTTTAAACTTATGAGATAAACATAAGTTTAAGGGAGGGTGTTTAgatattgatgtttattttagtttggttaggatatctttgatttaaatatttaagttagttgtgtgttgattaaaactcaaattagtagagattatctttttagaattttgcctttataaaggcttcaatgattttgaataaaatgtgcagttttcttcatctcttcttttaagttatcaaCTTGGGCACTCTTTGGTCACATGTTAAAAAATTGTGTGTATTTTGGACAAaagcataaacaaaaattattggGCAGGACAAGGCCCAACAAGGCAAGATCTCAAAGCATGTATAAGGCATATAAAATTCTAGAAGACacaaagaaaaaaccaaagatTTCTACTATAGAGagaggttgaggaagatcctacCATAGTAGAAGAATTGGATCACATGTTACTAGCAAGTAGCAGGATTCttcattttaactaattttttaactatCACTTGCTTAATGGTATGTAATTGAAATGTTGAGGATCAAAGATTCCTAATGCACTATTTGTGagatttacaatttttttctaatctttTGGTCCAATATCTAGTCGGCCTAAAAATGTACTGGTGGATTTTATTGAACGCTCATACTATATTAAAGTGGAAAATATTAAGATTAACATTCAATATGTTGGAAGAGTAGCTAAAACTAAAGATACAAATGGTGAGTTGATaaccaaatgaaaaagaaatggtCTTTTATATTAAACCAAACCgctttgtttttgaatttgtcTTTGAAAATAATGCAGCTAAAAAATAGGAACATAtaagtaaacaagaaaatatgtATGAGCTGAATTCAACAAGCttctgaaatatatatatatataaacatgtgtgtgtgtgtgcatgtgtTGATCCCTTTTCCTCTGCAATGCATGTGATTTGTTCTATATCAAGATCCTCCATCAACTCTTATAGATCTATAACATCTACCAGagtgtataataataatatcataacaCATAGATTGTGTTTGGTTCGCAGAATGGGAATGAGTTGAGAATGAGATAGAAATGGAAATGACATTTTGTGAATATGAATGGAAATGAAAATTGTTCTTGATTGGATAAATATTCATCAGAAATGGGAAAAAATGAGGGGAGCatgaaaaaattacttttatacccaTGATACACATAAATCcaattacatataatttatgataaataaaatttttatttagaaaatattttaaatattattattaaaataattttgataattaaatattcaaattaaatatctcattttaattattattatttttaataattttaattatctatttaaataagtaatttttatataattaaatctcaataagAGAAAGTGTTAccacactttaattattataattaataattttaatcaataatttttatttaactaaatatatAGAGGCAAAAgtgtaattttaataattttacttaattcaatcttttttatggttaaaattttcatttttatttttattattataattatatatactatttttttattttaattattatttaatttaattattataattaattatttaattttataaattttatttaattaaatattcaatggGAAGATGTGTCATTTCAAAGGCAATATTATTCATTCCCCCCTAAATTATTCACTCCCCCCAATTTTTGGCGGAAAAAAATTCTCTACATTATCACTATTTATTTCTTACCAATTCCAATCTCATTGTAAAAGTTGTACAATAAAACATtggtatatataaattaatattgataatgaTTTCTATTCtaatagtatttattatttccatCCAAACACAATCTTAATTATATTAGATCACTTATATTCAATAAAGACTtctgttgttattattattattattattattattattattattattattttaataaaagtaaCAGGTACCACCCCATTAAAAGTTATCAAAAGATAAACATATACAATAGGTTTAATGatcacttaaaaatttattaaatcgATTGTCAAGAGAATTTTCAAAAACTTAACTAACCTAATAAATACCTCTCTCATACaactctaaaagaaaaaaactctaaaataaaaagattcagCATTTGGACTTATTTCAACAACACCATAAACAATACTTAAATCCAggaaataatgataaattaacaATACTACAACAACACATTACACTAATGCTATAGTAATTTGACACAGTGCTTTACCCATCACTTTGTTGTCACAATGCTACTCAACCATCAGTCGCTTATCTCTCTTAccattgaaaattaaattaaaaactaaattttttcccaaaccaaacaaaagatattttgcataaaaaagaaaaaaccatgAGATCTTTTGTCCACCCGGAAGACAAAAACAACCCGACCacataaacaaaaaacacaTGAGAAAAAAGAACTCATGGCTGAAAACAAATCGGAGAGATTTGTGCGtcccttattgaagaaacaTGAAAGTTAACGTCACCTTCCCTTTCATGTGCCACATTTCATCACCATACAAGTTTATAGTCTCAGTTTGATCCAACCAGATATTTTCTGATGAATTCATATAGaccatttaaataataacatttataataataaattaatcctTCTTTGAAAACAACATAGAAAATTACTCCATATCTATAAATCTATCCATATTATAGAGTCCGCGGTTGTCAATCCTTATAGTAACAAGAGAACACATTCAAACATATATGGCCAAGTTAAGATTTCCAGTAGTGATAGGAGAAGCAGAGCTCATCTTGCCGGAGTCTCCAACTCCGGTGGAATTCAAATACTTATCAAACTTAGATGACCTTGTCTTCTTTCGCCATCACATGCCTTTCATTCATTACTATAACTCAAGGCATGAAGGTGAACTGTGTGACCCTGCAGCAGTGATCCGGAGAGCTTTGTCTAAGGCTTTGGTGCATTACTACCCACTCGCTGGCCGGCTAAGGCATGGTGAGAATGGGAAGCTTGTTGTGGATTGTTGTGCTGAAGGTGTTGTCTTCCGAGATGTTGAAGCTGATGTGACTTTGGAGCAGTTGAAGATGGTGGCTGGAGGGCTCCGGCCACCATCCCCATATTTAAGTGAGTTCTTAGTTGATGATGTTAAGGGTGGTGCCTTTATTACTGACTCTCCATTGCTGTGCATGCAAGTAAGTGTATCATATAGTTAATATATAGCTCTTACGTTGTAATTCACAGTTACTgagattttaaatattaatcaggTGACAAGGTTGAAATGCGGAGGATTTGTGCTAGCATACAGAGTAAATCACTGCATATGTGATGCATATGGTGCTTTTCAATTCATCAAATATCTCTCTGAATTGGTTCGTGAACCCAACCGGTCTAGTCCAACCCAACCACCAGTTTGGTCTCGTGAACTACTCGTCCCAAACTCCACTCCTTGTCCGTTATTCCCCCACACAGAGTACCATCTAAACATAAACTCCAAACATGACACATCCAAACTCATGAGAACACAGAAACTAACACAAACCTCAATCTTTTTAACTGGACATGATGTATTTGCACTCAAATCCAAGATCAACAAACCCAAAACCACAACCTTTGAAGTGATAACAGCGTT belongs to Dioscorea cayenensis subsp. rotundata cultivar TDr96_F1 chromosome 17, TDr96_F1_v2_PseudoChromosome.rev07_lg8_w22 25.fasta, whole genome shotgun sequence and includes:
- the LOC120280232 gene encoding 13-hydroxylupanine O-tigloyltransferase-like, translated to MAKLRFPVVIGEAELILPESPTPVEFKYLSNLDDLVFFRHHMPFIHYYNSRHEGELCDPAAVIRRALSKALVHYYPLAGRLRHGENGKLVVDCCAEGVVFRDVEADVTLEQLKMVAGGLRPPSPYLSEFLVDDVKGGAFITDSPLLCMQVTRLKCGGFVLAYRVNHCICDAYGAFQFIKYLSELVREPNRSSPTQPPVWSRELLVPNSTPCPLFPHTEYHLNINSKHDTSKLMRTQKLTQTSIFLTGHDVFALKSKINKPKTTTFEVITALLWRAWACFLALDCETRLVFPIDTRRSHTPVLPVGYYGVALITPCTIIHAKQLVSQPLSFAVGLISELKSKVQDHKEYRSSAIDFIEMNGRSRFCNKVAFAVSDLSKLRFDKVDMGWGQCLYGGFARAGVGDVPGLMVAPLVRYKERRMGWRVCLPLSHCLLRLWMCFKRRCVVRLIALMPSHPLSRFGYKY